The following are from one region of the Dehalococcoidia bacterium genome:
- the glmM gene encoding phosphoglucosamine mutase: MKLFGSSGIRDVVNREFLELLFEVGLSVGSSYRQVVVGGDTRTSTSALKHVFISAMLSAGSRCYDAGTIPTPTLAYAASKFEAGAMLTASHNPPQYNGIKLFNPDGSAFDSAQRERIEDMIGNRALELASWEAMEPSRIYTQAIEEHVERILRDFGSGLRLRVVLDCGCGAASQVTPHLLRRMGCEVLALNCDPSGHFPRGIEPIPENLGMLVQIVKGTCADLGIAHDGDGDRMIAVDDAGRFVSGDKLLVLFARELGAGQVVTTVDASMAIEESGFKVIRTRVGDAFVSEELKRGGDFAGEPSGIWIFPSISYCPDGIYAAAQLVHIACEKRLSKLLDDLASYPVLRGSVGGEGVIMERVERRLMEMEPVSVDTIDGLRLNFEDGWLLIRPSGTEPKIRLTVEARTQSRSKQLYDLGIQAIKECKKG, encoded by the coding sequence ATGAAGCTTTTTGGTTCTTCAGGAATACGAGATGTAGTTAACAGGGAGTTCCTCGAGCTGTTGTTTGAGGTTGGACTATCTGTGGGTAGTTCCTATCGCCAAGTTGTGGTAGGCGGTGACACCAGGACATCAACCAGTGCCTTGAAGCATGTTTTCATCTCTGCCATGCTCTCTGCGGGCTCCAGATGCTACGATGCTGGAACCATCCCCACGCCCACGTTGGCCTATGCTGCCAGCAAGTTTGAGGCTGGCGCTATGCTCACCGCTTCGCACAACCCGCCGCAGTATAACGGCATCAAGTTATTTAACCCCGATGGCTCCGCCTTTGATTCCGCCCAAAGAGAGCGCATAGAGGATATGATAGGGAACCGGGCTCTGGAGCTGGCATCGTGGGAGGCGATGGAGCCCTCAAGAATCTACACGCAAGCAATTGAGGAACATGTCGAACGCATCCTGAGGGACTTTGGCAGCGGGTTGAGGCTGAGGGTAGTATTGGACTGCGGCTGTGGTGCTGCCTCTCAGGTCACCCCGCATCTATTGAGGAGGATGGGGTGTGAGGTGCTGGCACTCAACTGCGATCCCAGTGGCCATTTCCCCAGGGGCATTGAGCCAATCCCGGAGAACCTGGGCATGCTGGTGCAGATTGTAAAAGGTACCTGTGCCGATTTGGGGATTGCCCACGATGGAGACGGCGATAGGATGATAGCGGTGGATGATGCTGGTAGATTTGTCTCTGGAGATAAGCTGCTGGTCCTTTTCGCCCGGGAGCTCGGGGCGGGGCAGGTAGTGACTACGGTTGACGCTTCCATGGCTATAGAGGAGTCGGGCTTTAAGGTCATAAGGACCAGGGTGGGGGATGCCTTTGTCTCCGAGGAGCTTAAGCGGGGTGGGGATTTTGCCGGGGAGCCCTCGGGAATCTGGATATTTCCCTCTATCTCCTATTGCCCTGATGGCATCTATGCCGCTGCTCAGCTTGTCCACATAGCCTGCGAGAAAAGGCTCTCAAAGCTGCTCGATGATCTAGCCTCGTACCCGGTTCTTCGGGGCAGTGTCGGGGGGGAGGGGGTTATAATGGAGAGGGTGGAACGGAGATTGATGGAAATGGAGCCGGTTTCGGTTGACACCATAGATGGTCTTAGACTTAACTTTGAAGATGGGTGGCTGCTGATAAGGCCCTCCGGCACCGAGCCCAAGATCAGGCTAACTGTTGAGGCTAGGACTCAGTCCAGGTCAAAGCAACTATATGATCTGGGCATCCAGGCCATAAAGGAGTGTAAAAAGGGGTAG